The proteins below come from a single Rhinoraja longicauda isolate Sanriku21f chromosome 5, sRhiLon1.1, whole genome shotgun sequence genomic window:
- the LOC144593861 gene encoding uncharacterized protein LOC144593861 → MTLRKSNTSLEQVAGTGAEDYVEEVCKSTMCFPIIETIDYGTYGEYYLPELKWLFMFINGTDLKTAIDTGLDKIFDYSHLNNAAETIVPISAPWTVDIELDANGVLSQEYAISISLPVEVEIPPEPKDSSVM, encoded by the exons ATGACCTTACGAAAATCCAACACTAGCTTGGAGCAG GTTGCAGGAACAGGAGCAGAGGACTATGTGGAAGAGGTGTGCAAGAGCACGATGTGTTTTCCAATCATAGAAACCATTGATTATGGT ACTTATGGAGAATACTATCTCCCAGAACTGAAGTGGCTTTTTATGTTTATTAATGGAACAGATTTGAAGACTGCAATTGACACGGGCCTGGACAAGATTTTTGATTATTCACATTTGAATAACGCTGCAG AAACGATTGTTCCCATCTCTGCTCCTTGGACAGTTGACATCGAACTTGATGCCAATGGCGTTTTAAGTCAGGAATATGCAATCAGCATATCTCTGCCGGTTGAAGTCGAAATTCCACCTGAACCAAAAGACTCATCAGTCATGTAG